From the Brachyspira suanatina genome, the window ATAATGCATACTTCCGCCTTGTATATATTCTTTTAAATTATTATATAAATTGTTGTAATAATCATATTCTTCATTGCTTATTAAAGATTTGTTCATTTCTAATGTATACAATGCTCTGTCTATATTTAAATTAGCATTACTCATATCAGATTTTCCTGAATATGCATAAGCTATTTTATAAAACCAAGTATGATGGCTTTTAGTTTCTTCGGATAAAGAATTTAATATTTCTATTGCTAAGTCAAATTCTCCAGTATTATTATATGCTACGGCAAGCTGCCCTTTAATATCATCATTTAATTGTTCTTCAGGTAAGGAAAGTATTAATTCAATAATTCCTTTATGATTTCCTTCTTCATATAATTTGTGAAATTGTAAATCTAATTCTTCATTATTCATACATAATATCCTTATTTGTTATTGGTAAAATATAATATATTTATAATAATAAAACAATATATTTTTATTTAACTTTTTTATGATTTTAGTATATAATAGCACTTAATATCATTATAAGGAGTTATAAAGATGACAAAAGTTGTTTTAATTCGTCATGGTGAGAGTGTTTGGAACAAAGAAAATCTGTTTACAGGCTGGGCAGATGTTACATTATCAGAAAAAGGAATAGAAGAAGCCAAAGCAGGCGGAGCTGAGTTAAAAAAAGCAGGATTTACTTTTGATAAAGCATACACTTCTACACTAACTCGTGCTATCAAAACTTTAAATTTAGTATTAGAAGAAATGGGACTTTTATGGATACCTGTAGACAAATGCTGGCAGTTAAATGAAAGACATTACGGAGCTTTACAGGGATTAAACAAATCACAAACAGCTGAAAAATACGGAGAAGATCAAGTAAAAATTTGGAGAAGAAGTTATGATACTCCGCCTCCAGCATTAGAAAAATCTGATGAGAGATATCCTGGACATGATCCGCGTTATAAAAACTTGTCAGAAAAAGAACTTCCTCTTACTGAATGTTTGAAAGATACAGTTGCAAGAGTAGTGCCTTTCTGGGAAAATGTTATACTTCCAGATATTAAAGCAGGTAAAAAAATCATCATTGCTGCACATGGTAACAGCTTAAGAGCTTTAGTAAAATATTTGGATAATATTTCTGATGCCGATATCACTGAGCTTAATATACCTACAGGAATGCCTTTAGTTTATGAGCTTGATGATAATTTCAAAGCAGTTAATAAACAGTATTTAGGAGATCCTGAAGCTGTTAAAAAAGCTATGGAAGCCGTAGCAAATCAAGGTAAGAAAAAATAAGAATATAAAAATATATAGTTTTTTATTTTCTAAAAATAAAAGGAAGTCTTTAGATAATTAAAGACTTCCTCTTTTTATTAAATTGTATATTTAGTTTTAATTGTTCTTTTTATTTAGAAAACCAAAGATATAAATTATAGGCTCAATAAAAATATTGTATAAAAATCGGCTAATATTTGTTACTAAAAATCTTTTCACTAAAAATATAATAATGAATACACTCTTAATAAGTTCAAAGACTGTATCCAATATAGCAATGAAAATTTTTTCAAAGTCTGTAAATAAAAATAAACTTACATTTGATGCTATAAAAATAATTTTAAGCATATTAAATTCTTATAATAAAAATTGGTATTTAGGAATAATACATTTTAATGATGACATTTTTTGTTGTGATTAATGATTACTTATATAAATTTTCATTATTTAATTCACTTTGAGCAAAATTTCTCAAATAATTTTGAACGAATTCTAAATCTTCTCTTGTATCTATACCATGAAGAAATTTTTTAGTTTCTAAAACTTTTATTTTCATGCCATTATAAAGCCATCTTAATTGTTCTAGCTTTTCTATCATTTCATATTTGCATTCTTGTAAGCTTTCTATCTTTAATAGAATATCTTTTCTAAAAGCATAAACTCCTATATGTTTATAGTATTCAGCACTAATATTCTGATCGAATCTTTTATGAGGTATTGTTGCTCTAGAAAAATACATAGCATAATTATTTATATCAGTAACAACTTTAACAGCATTTTCATCTTTTATTAATGGGCTGTCATCATCTATCTTTGTTTTTAAAGTGGCAATATCAACATTTTCATCATCGAAAGCATCTATTAAAGGATTAAGAACTGATTCATTTATTAAAGGCTCATCACCTTGTACATTTATAATAATATCGCTTTCTATCTTTTTAGCAACTTCTATTATCCTTGAAGTTCCTGAAGTATGATCTGATGAAGTCATTACTGCCTTAGCATTATTCTTTTCACATATATCCATTATTTCTTTAGAGTCGGTTGCAACAATACAGTCATCTATTTTTTTAGCAGCTTTAACATTATCATAAACAGCTATTATTATAGGCTTTCCTAATAATTCATAGGTTAATTTTTTTGGAAATCTAGTTGATTCATATCTGGCAGGTATTATTGCTGTGATTTTAGCCATATTATTACTCCAATAATATTTAGTTTTAATTATTTAGTATTAAGCATTTCTCTGGAAATTTCTATTAATTTTCCTTTAAATTCTTCTATTGTTTTTGATTCTAATAATACAACAGGATACATACTCATTCTTGAAATCTTTGTAAATAAAGAAAGCAAACCTAAGTATTTTTCATTACTATTTTTATTGGTTAAAAACATTGTAAGTAAATGTACAGGTTTTTTATCAAGTGCAGAATAGTTTAATCCTTTCTTTGATACTGCAAATATTATATCATTATCTTCAACTTGATTAGTCCTCACATGCGGAAAAGCTACACCATAACCTAATCCGCTGCTTATAATATCTTCTTTTTTGTACATAGATTCTATTATTTGAGATATATTTATCCTAAGTCCGTTAGCCTCAGAATATATTAACATTTCACTTATAGCTTCTTCTTTGTTGTCAGCTTTTAAATCTAAAATAACATAAGAATTATTTATGTATTTTTCAACATCATTTAATGAAATCATATAATTTAACCTTCATTATATTATATATAATATAATAATTTAATATAAAAAATTTAATATTAAATTCCAAAATTATCTTTTAAATATTCTTTCATAGTATATTTTTTTTGTATTAGTTCTAATGTGATATTAAGCGGATATATAGTTTTATGATTTTTGAAACCAATTCCTATAGTTTCATCATCTAAATCTATATCTCTGGACAATTCCCAATGGCCATTAAATTTTTTCCTTATAACTTCACCTATATACGCACTTATAGAAAATATGAAATTTCTATTATCATCTCTTTCCAAAACCAAATTAATTTTTTCTTTAAAAAATTTGTCTATTTCAAATAAACTTTCTATAGTATAGTCAGCATGATATCCTTCTCGCATCAGAAAATTGCTTATCCAATCAGAGGCCCTTGAAAGTTCGTCTTGGGGTAAAAGATATTTTGGCATAATATAAATCCTCGTTACAATATTACATTTTTTTTATAATATGTCAACTTATAATTTGATATAAAATTACTGTAAATTGGTACTATTCAATAGTTTATAAAACCAAGTATTTTTAGAATTATTCAATGGAAGTGTGTATTTTGTACCATCTATATCTGTAAATACCATTTTATCTTTACTATAATTAATAGTCATTTTTGTATTATCTAAATTTAAATCTTTAACATTATTTGTATTTTTTATATCTTCTATATATTTAGCTTCTTCTATGCTTTTTACCATTTGATTTCCACTTTTATTATTAATAATTCCAGAAATATATGTCAGTTTATTGAAGCTGTTAGTATCTTCTCTTTTTACCAAAATAAAATTTAATGTTTCATTTGTGAGTCTGTTTCCTTTAGTATCTTCATCAAACATCAAAATACTTACTTTATCACTGACATACATATTGCAGCCTTCCAAAAATAGCAATATAAATAAAAATATAAAACAAATTCTTTTCATAATAAAAACACTCCTAAAATATAAAACAAATAAAATGATAAAAAATAATATAAATATTTTATTATACTTGATTATTTATTATATCATATTATAATTCAGAAAAATATGGATAATTTGTTCAAACAAACAAACAAACAAACAAACAAACAAATATTTCTATACAATTTCAAGTTTTATTCTGGCATGCAGATCTTATTTATGTTTCAAAAATTTTTATTGCAAAATCAGAATTTATATCTAATTAACTCAATACTTTTATAGGATTAATATATGAATAATAAACATCTATTTTTTAAAATATATTTAGTATTTATTGTTACATTATTGATATCAATAATGATATTAAGTTTATTAGGTAAAAAAGAAAGAATAGGATATTTATCAGAATTTAAATTTGATGAAAATCATATAAATAAAACTTTAGAATTAAATGGATTTAATGTAGATAAAACTAAAAAAATTTTTACTTCTAATAATGTAGTAGATAATGAAGCTTTAACTGATTATATATTTACAAATAAATCTATTACAAATTATAGTTATGGTTTTAGAGTTAAATACTATGATAAAATTTTTAGAAATAGCGATATATATGGAGTTTATATAGATACAAATAAAATTATTCAAAATAATTATTTTATTAAAGAAATTAATATTGATGAAAACGGAAGTCCTTTTGGTAATTTAGTTGCAACTAAAATTATAGATTTTGAAAAGATTGATAGTATTTATTATACTTTATCTATAAAACCTATAATAATAATTGTATTTTTATTTTTATATATATTTTTAGCATTTTTTTATTATAAATTTTTTTTATTTGAAAAAATATATAAATATATAGTTTGTATAATATTATTAATGTATATATTTTTATTATTGTATGTTTATAGATTAAATATTTTATATATTAAAAGTCTAATAATATTTGGTTTAGAAATTATATTCATATTTTATAATTGTAAAAATATTAGTAAATTGAATAATATCAATATTGTTAATAAAATTACTATATTAGTATCTATTTTGTCTTTAATTTTTGTAATGCATATTAATATATTTATTAAAATTAATTTAAATATTAAATATAACATACTATTTATATATTTTAATATATTTTATATAATTTTAGGTATTTTTATTATAAAAAAATTTAATTTAATTAATCTAAAAAATATTATTTATATAATTATTTTTGTATTACTATTCAATATAAATCTCTCATATAATTATTTAAATTTATATAATAATTCTGCTAAATTTATGATATTTTTTATATATAGTTTTATATTATCTTCTTTCTTTTTTGTATTTTATTCGTATTCAGAATATAAGCAAATGAAAATAGAAAAAATATTTTTAGTATCTTTTACAATTATAGGTTTATCATATATGGTTTTATTACCATATTTAGAAACTCCAGATGAAGGAAATCATTTTCTTAGATCTTATGAAATATCTCAAGGTCATTTAATTAGTGACAAAAATGATAAAAACTATGGCGGGAGAACATTTGAAAGTAATATAGTAAATATGACACATAGGATTAGTTCTTATAATAATTTAATATCAAATATATTAAAACAAAATACAGTATCTAGCGAAATGAAATTTATAGAATTTCCCAATACTGCTTTATATTCATTTATATCATATATTCCTCAATCTTTAGGTATAGCTTTAGGAAATATTTTTAATTTAAATTATTTGAAGTCAGCATATTTAGGACGATTGTTTAATTTTATATTTTTTGTTATTCTAACTTATTTATCTATAAAATACGTTCCATTAAAAAAAATATCATTATATATCATTATGTTTTTTCCTATGGTATTACAGGAGACTATATCATTGGCCGTTGATCCAATAGTTATTGCAGCTTCTTCTTTATTAATTGCCATATGTTTAAATATAAAATATAGAGATAAATATATTACTATAAAAGAAATTATACTGCTATATATTTTAGTAATATTTATATCGGGTTCAAAAATAACATATTTACCGATATGTTTTATACTTTTTATTATACCTAAAACTAAATTTAAAAATAATAAATTTATTATTATACTTCCAATAATTATATTGTCTATCTTAATTAATTTTATATGGTTAAAATTTTCAATAAATTATAGTAATATTAAATGGACCAACACTATTAATGAAAAAGAACAAATACATTTTGTATTTAATAATATTTTTCAATATTGTATCATTTTTGTTAATACAATATTGAAAGAATTTTTCACAAATATTAAATCTATGATAGGAAAAGATTTATCATGGTTTGATATAAGTATACCAAATGCATCATATTATATTTTTTTATTTCTTCTTGTAATAATTTTGGTGTTTGATAATAAAGTATATATAAATGAATTAAAAATAAAATTAGTTTTATTTTTTATAATACTTATTTCTATTGGATTAATTCTCTCAGCTTTATATGTAAGTTGGACACCAGTAGGAAATAATATTATAATAGGAATACAGGGAAGATATTTTTTACCAATATTATTCTATATATTAATATTACTTTCTAATAGATTTCTTAAACTAGATTTTGAATTAATAAAAAATTACATATTTATCATTATAATAATGAACAATATATTAGTATTAAATAAAATATTTATTACTTTTTATAAATAAAAAATATATATTTTATAATTTTATAGTAGGAATAAAATAATCATAATAATAGGAGAGTACAGCTGCTTATGAGTCATTAAAAAATTATAAAAATATTTAAAGTAGATACATATAGCTATAAAGTTATGAATTTTTGGCTTAATATTATGCCTGAAGAATCTAAAGATTTAAATCTTGAAAATCATGCAATAAAGTCATGTAATTAAAAAATATTAATAATGAATGTTATTAGAATTGGTATATACAAAAATATAAGATTCAATTATTATGCTATAAAGTAAATTTTAATTGTTCATTTTTTTCACTTGAAATTTATATTTTATGTTATATTATATATACAATTATAATTTATAAGGAGTTTTAATATGTCTTTAATAGATAATATAGTAGCTAGAGAAATATTAGATTCAAGAGGAAACCCTACAGTAGAAGTAGATGTATGGCTTGATAGTGGTGTTATGGGAAGAGCAGCTGTACCATCTGGAGCTTCTACAGGAGAACATGAGGCAGTAGAATTAAGAGACGGAGATAAATCAAGATATTTAGGAAAAGGTGTTCAAAAAGCAGTTGAAAATGTTAATGAAATTATTTGTAATGAACTTATTGATATGGATGCTTTAGATCAAGTTGAAATTGACAGAACTATGATAGAACTTGACGGAACTGAAAATAAAGGAAAATTAGGTGCTAATGCTATACTTGGTGTATCACTTGCTGTAGCAAAAGCAGCTGCTGAAGAATTAGGTATGCCATTATACAGATATATTGGAGGAACTAATGCTAAAACTTTACCAGTACCTATGGCTAATATCTTAAATGGTGGTGCTCACTCATCAGCTCCAATCGACTTCCAAGAATATATGGTTATGCCAGTTGGTGCTCCTACTTTCAAAGAAGGTATACGTTATGTAGCTGAAGTATTCCATAACTTAAAAGCTATACTTCATGACAGAGGCTTAAGCACTACTGTTGGTGATGAAGGCGGATTCGCTCCTACTCTTAAAGATAATGAAGAGCCACTTCA encodes:
- the gpmA gene encoding 2,3-diphosphoglycerate-dependent phosphoglycerate mutase, encoding MTKVVLIRHGESVWNKENLFTGWADVTLSEKGIEEAKAGGAELKKAGFTFDKAYTSTLTRAIKTLNLVLEEMGLLWIPVDKCWQLNERHYGALQGLNKSQTAEKYGEDQVKIWRRSYDTPPPALEKSDERYPGHDPRYKNLSEKELPLTECLKDTVARVVPFWENVILPDIKAGKKIIIAAHGNSLRALVKYLDNISDADITELNIPTGMPLVYELDDNFKAVNKQYLGDPEAVKKAMEAVANQGKKK
- a CDS encoding DUF2142 domain-containing protein — its product is MNNKHLFFKIYLVFIVTLLISIMILSLLGKKERIGYLSEFKFDENHINKTLELNGFNVDKTKKIFTSNNVVDNEALTDYIFTNKSITNYSYGFRVKYYDKIFRNSDIYGVYIDTNKIIQNNYFIKEINIDENGSPFGNLVATKIIDFEKIDSIYYTLSIKPIIIIVFLFLYIFLAFFYYKFFLFEKIYKYIVCIILLMYIFLLLYVYRLNILYIKSLIIFGLEIIFIFYNCKNISKLNNINIVNKITILVSILSLIFVMHINIFIKINLNIKYNILFIYFNIFYIILGIFIIKKFNLINLKNIIYIIIFVLLFNINLSYNYLNLYNNSAKFMIFFIYSFILSSFFFVFYSYSEYKQMKIEKIFLVSFTIIGLSYMVLLPYLETPDEGNHFLRSYEISQGHLISDKNDKNYGGRTFESNIVNMTHRISSYNNLISNILKQNTVSSEMKFIEFPNTALYSFISYIPQSLGIALGNIFNLNYLKSAYLGRLFNFIFFVILTYLSIKYVPLKKISLYIIMFFPMVLQETISLAVDPIVIAASSLLIAICLNIKYRDKYITIKEIILLYILVIFISGSKITYLPICFILFIIPKTKFKNNKFIIILPIIILSILINFIWLKFSINYSNIKWTNTINEKEQIHFVFNNIFQYCIIFVNTILKEFFTNIKSMIGKDLSWFDISIPNASYYIFLFLLVIILVFDNKVYINELKIKLVLFFIILISIGLILSALYVSWTPVGNNIIIGIQGRYFLPILFYILILLSNRFLKLDFELIKNYIFIIIIMNNILVLNKIFITFYK
- a CDS encoding PTS sugar transporter subunit IIA — encoded protein: MISLNDVEKYINNSYVILDLKADNKEEAISEMLIYSEANGLRINISQIIESMYKKEDIISSGLGYGVAFPHVRTNQVEDNDIIFAVSKKGLNYSALDKKPVHLLTMFLTNKNSNEKYLGLLSLFTKISRMSMYPVVLLESKTIEEFKGKLIEISREMLNTK
- the eno gene encoding phosphopyruvate hydratase; the protein is MSLIDNIVAREILDSRGNPTVEVDVWLDSGVMGRAAVPSGASTGEHEAVELRDGDKSRYLGKGVQKAVENVNEIICNELIDMDALDQVEIDRTMIELDGTENKGKLGANAILGVSLAVAKAAAEELGMPLYRYIGGTNAKTLPVPMANILNGGAHSSAPIDFQEYMVMPVGAPTFKEGIRYVAEVFHNLKAILHDRGLSTTVGDEGGFAPTLKDNEEPLQVIMQAIEKAGYKPGDDIMIAMDPASSEFYNKDKKKYVFHKSDNRELTPAEMVDFYVNLCNKYPIISIEDGVAEDDWEGWKILTEKLGKKVQLVGDDLFVTNVKRLQMGLDKGVANSILIKVNQIGTLTETLDSIELAKTHNYTAVVSHRSGETEDATIADIVVATNAGQIKTGSASRSDRIAKYNQLLRIEEELGNRAVYLGKKAFYNVIK
- the kdsB gene encoding 3-deoxy-manno-octulosonate cytidylyltransferase, with the translated sequence MAKITAIIPARYESTRFPKKLTYELLGKPIIIAVYDNVKAAKKIDDCIVATDSKEIMDICEKNNAKAVMTSSDHTSGTSRIIEVAKKIESDIIINVQGDEPLINESVLNPLIDAFDDENVDIATLKTKIDDDSPLIKDENAVKVVTDINNYAMYFSRATIPHKRFDQNISAEYYKHIGVYAFRKDILLKIESLQECKYEMIEKLEQLRWLYNGMKIKVLETKKFLHGIDTREDLEFVQNYLRNFAQSELNNENLYK